In the genome of Chroococcidiopsis thermalis PCC 7203, the window AGATTGTATTGCATCCACCTCTATATCAATGGACGCTGCGCTCGCTCCACTCCGTTACGCGCCATTGACATAGAGTCTCCGGCTGCAATCGGAGGGGCTGGTCACAAGGGGAAGGGGAAGGAGTGGGCTGGGGCTAGCTGCTTGGCAATCCATTAGAAGCAGCTAAATTCCGCTCTTTTTCTGGTTAGAAACCAATGGTTTCGGTCAAAACTTCTAACTTTCTCTGAGCGGGTGGCAAGGCAAGTGTCAATCACGGTGTACAGCGCCTCCACCATACATAAGTCAGTGGTGGTTTGAGGGGTTTGCGCTGGAAGAGCATTTTTCTAGCTAGTAGGCTTTGAGTCCTTAGAATTCTATCCATAACTACTCAAAAGAAAGTAACTTATTGATTTTGTGCAGTTTCTAAAATTGATACTATTTCCCTCAGAATCACTTTACCCTTACCAAAACTTTTAGTTGGTACATCCAAAGCATTTTTCAGCATCTCTAGTAGTTTCTGATTTTGTACGCTATCAGAATTTACTACTCTTTCTCCCCTATCTAAGCGCCGTGCATATTCAACTACTTCTTCCACAAAAACTTCCGGTACGCGGATAGCTACAGTTTTTTTATTATTCCATGGTGACGGTCTACCCGATCCTTCACGCTGTCCACCACGACCAGATATAGACATACAAGTATTTATAGATAATGTACATTATTACAATAACATAGTTTTAGGTTTTGTACAGTATCTATTCTTCCTCTTGATCACCCATGTACCGCTTGATCATCTCTCGCCAGCTAAACCACCAACGCGGGTCATCCGGCGACACATCGCCCTGATCCTCATCCCCATGAATCAAGTCACCCTGATCCGGCTCCTCCTCAGACAAATAATTCTTCAACACTCCACCCAAGGCAATTGCCCTAGTCTTGTGGAGCTGATGCGTCAACTCAACTAACCAAGAGGCATCAGCTGCCAAATCTTGTCCCTTGACTGTATACTTCAGCGTCTCCTTAATAGTAGCTAAGAGGGGCTTGCTGGGGTCAGCAGGGTCAATGGAACCTGATTTAGGCTTAATTGCCCTCACATCTACTACAGGCTCGTAATCAGCCCTTAAGGCGTGCTGCCACAATTCACGCCATTTCTGCTGGCTAATATAGTCTTTCTTGAAATAGCTGGGAGGAACCATCATCAGCACATGGAAGTGAGGATGAGCAGTTCCATCCTTTGAACGAG includes:
- a CDS encoding protein rep; this translates as MSDFYLSDLSEKDKPWDYHRALTDKIRDLYRGTEFASYAERSAVCAKVLEFALTATDDGERVFRLQAARFCRVRHCPICQWRRSLMWKARFIKALPSIAADHPTARWIFLTLTVKNCPLPELRENLTSMNKAWKRICDRKVFPALGWVKSFEVTRSKDGTAHPHFHVLMMVPPSYFKKDYISQQKWRELWQHALRADYEPVVDVRAIKPKSGSIDPADPSKPLLATIKETLKYTVKGQDLAADASWLVELTHQLHKTRAIALGGVLKNYLSEEEPDQGDLIHGDEDQGDVSPDDPRWWFSWREMIKRYMGDQEEE